Proteins found in one Legionella pneumophila subsp. pascullei genomic segment:
- the icmK gene encoding type IVB secretion system protein IcmK/DotH: protein MKKHYQLCKYCLVISLTFSMSCSVYAADQSDDAQQALQQLRMLQQKLSQNPAPDVQLGTGDGGDNAASDGTQQSNQAGQTNTPAANQTANAGGEGQIISQDDAEVIDKKAFKDMTRNLYPLNPEQVVRLKQIYETSEYAKAATPGTPPKPTATSQFVNLSPGSTPPVIRLSQGFVSSLVFLDSTGAPWPIAAYDLGDPSSFNIQWDKTSNTLMIQATKLYNYGNLAVRLRGLNTPVMLTLIPGQKAVDYRVDLRVQGYGPNAKSMPTEEGIPPSANDLLLHVLEGVPPPGSRRLVVSGGDARAWLSNEKMYVRTNLTILSPGWLASMTSADGTHAYEMQKSPVLLVSWHGKVMQLKVEGL from the coding sequence ATGAAGAAACATTATCAATTATGTAAATATTGTTTGGTGATTAGTTTGACATTCAGTATGTCATGCAGTGTCTATGCAGCTGATCAATCAGATGATGCTCAGCAAGCGCTGCAGCAACTGCGTATGCTACAGCAGAAATTATCACAAAACCCTGCTCCTGATGTACAGTTAGGAACCGGTGATGGGGGTGATAATGCTGCTTCTGATGGAACACAACAGTCTAATCAAGCTGGGCAAACTAATACTCCTGCCGCAAATCAAACAGCAAATGCGGGCGGTGAGGGTCAGATAATTAGTCAAGATGATGCCGAGGTTATTGATAAAAAGGCCTTTAAGGATATGACACGTAATTTATATCCTTTAAATCCTGAGCAAGTGGTCCGATTAAAACAGATCTATGAAACTTCTGAGTATGCGAAAGCTGCAACGCCAGGCACTCCACCTAAACCTACTGCGACATCACAATTTGTTAATTTGTCTCCAGGCTCAACACCACCAGTAATAAGATTATCACAAGGTTTTGTGTCTTCTTTAGTGTTCCTGGATTCAACAGGAGCTCCCTGGCCTATTGCTGCATATGATTTGGGAGATCCTTCTTCATTTAATATTCAATGGGATAAAACCAGCAATACTTTAATGATTCAAGCTACGAAGCTATATAACTATGGTAATTTGGCAGTAAGGTTAAGAGGATTAAATACTCCTGTAATGCTTACTCTTATACCCGGACAGAAAGCGGTGGATTATCGAGTAGATTTGCGAGTTCAAGGTTATGGCCCCAACGCTAAAAGTATGCCAACCGAAGAAGGCATCCCTCCATCAGCCAATGATTTACTTCTTCATGTGTTAGAAGGTGTTCCTCCACCTGGAAGTAGGCGTCTGGTGGTTAGTGGCGGAGATGCTCGAGCCTGGTTATCTAATGAAAAAATGTATGTCAGAACGAATCTCACTATATTGTCGCCGGGCTGGTTAGCCAGTATGACTAGCGCAGATGGAACGCATGCTTACGAAATGCAAAAGTCTCCGGTTTTATTAGTGTCTTGGCATGGAAAAGTCATGCAACTCAAGGTAGAAGGGTTATAA